A window of Mucilaginibacter sp. PAMC 26640 contains these coding sequences:
- a CDS encoding phosphoribosylformylglycinamidine cyclo-ligase, whose translation MNSPQRYDQRGVSASKDDVHNAIKNIDKGIFPKAFCKIVPDILTNDADYCNIMHADGAGTKSSLAYTYWKETGDISVWRGIAQDAIIMNLDDLLCVGATDNILLSSTIGRNKNLIPGEVIAAIINGTEEILAELRDAGIGIYSTGGETADVGDLVRTIIVDSTVTCRMKRSDVISNDRIKPGDVIVGLASAGQAVYEREYNGGMGSNGLTSARHDVFNKTIADKFPESFDPALPQDLVFSGSKKLTDEIAIGNGQTITAGKLVLSATRTYAPIIKTILDKYRSQINGMVHCSGGAQTKVLHFIDHLHIIKDNLLPLPPLFKLIQSESNTSWQEMYKVFNMGHRMELYVPQEIAADIIRISESFGVPAQIIGRVEAAGKKKVTVSSEFGVFEYE comes from the coding sequence ATGAATTCTCCGCAAAGATACGATCAAAGGGGTGTATCTGCATCAAAAGATGATGTACATAACGCCATTAAAAATATTGATAAAGGCATTTTCCCAAAAGCATTCTGCAAAATTGTACCGGATATATTGACGAATGATGCTGATTACTGCAATATTATGCATGCGGATGGTGCAGGCACAAAATCCTCTTTGGCTTATACCTACTGGAAAGAAACCGGTGATATTTCCGTTTGGCGGGGCATTGCACAGGATGCCATCATCATGAATCTGGATGACCTGCTTTGTGTAGGCGCAACAGATAACATCCTGCTATCATCAACTATCGGCCGAAATAAAAACTTGATACCCGGCGAAGTTATCGCAGCTATAATTAATGGTACCGAAGAAATTCTTGCTGAATTACGGGATGCCGGTATAGGGATTTATTCTACCGGCGGCGAAACTGCTGATGTGGGCGATTTGGTGCGCACCATTATTGTAGATAGCACGGTTACCTGCCGTATGAAACGGAGCGATGTGATCTCAAATGACCGCATCAAACCTGGCGACGTTATCGTTGGCCTGGCATCAGCAGGGCAGGCTGTTTACGAAAGAGAATATAACGGTGGTATGGGATCAAACGGCTTAACATCCGCACGCCATGATGTGTTCAATAAAACCATCGCTGACAAATTCCCTGAAAGTTTTGACCCTGCACTACCTCAGGATCTTGTTTTCTCTGGCAGCAAAAAACTTACTGACGAGATAGCAATTGGCAATGGCCAAACCATCACTGCCGGCAAATTGGTATTGTCGGCTACACGCACGTACGCCCCTATTATTAAAACCATCTTAGACAAGTATCGCAGCCAGATCAACGGCATGGTGCATTGCAGCGGCGGCGCTCAAACCAAGGTATTACACTTTATTGATCATCTTCATATTATTAAGGATAACCTTTTGCCTTTACCTCCGCTATTTAAGCTTATCCAATCAGAATCAAATACGTCATGGCAAGAAATGTATAAGGTTTTCAATATGGGCCACCGGATGGAGTTGTATGTTCCTCAAGAAATTGCTGCGGACATCATTCGCATATCCGAAAGCTTCGGTGTGCCAGCCCAGATTATTGGCCGTGTTGAGGCTGCCGGTAAAAAGAAGGTAACCGTAAGTTCCGAATTTGGAGTGTTTGAATACGAATAG
- a CDS encoding TonB-dependent receptor — translation MRKHLLLLIFSLFTAVVGFAQQTTSSMSGSVVDEKGLALPGVTITAVHTPTGTNYSTVSRVDGRYNLPNLRIGGPYTVTFSFIGFNSQVQSDITLSLGQEFKVDSKMLPTSTQLGEVTVRSTQNKVINNSRTGSQEIITRSQIDRLPTISRSISDYTKLTPSANGSSFGGRNQNSNNLTVDGALFNNSFGLASSLGGQTNSQPISLDAIEQIQVAVNPFDVTQGRFAGAGINTVTKSGTNEFKGTVYLYKRSAGLVGLHALTADVAKPSVDYTQRGISLGGPIIKNKLFLFVSGEQERISDPATPYTALRAGQTSGGTVSQATYDDLNGLKDFLKTKYNYDAGSFENYQLRTRSDKITAKLDWNIDKNNTLSLKYFYLKSLRDVPPSSSGAQGSRSPGLTGLPFFSSYYTINNNFNIGIAELNTRISSKFANKLTVGYQALRDFRSSPGGGSFPLVDILNAQGTGTLTSFGYEPFTANNLLNTNTTQVSDNFSIYAGKHEINIGVSGEFNSYKNGFAPNYNGLYRFNSIADFYASANSGTPNAARYAYQYSALPDGSFPFAYVKAYTIGFYLQDKWQASDNFKLTYGARIDMPGYNTDSQFNASANALTGFRDGYQVNTAQFPKNALQFSPRVGFNWDVNGNGTTQIRGGAGIFTGPVPYVYISNQASNNGVQFGSYTLVPGSGGVTATDPRLVFNPNVDANRPTTAAANTSYNLVMTDRNFKFPSNFRVNLAIDQKLPFGILGTLEGSYSKDINAVIFQNVALPSTGTALVGSDNRIRYSNTTVYPSLGAAQTAALPNITDAILLKNTSKGYAYFITGQLQRTFKDFFFNVAYTYSDSRSVNDGGSIAQSTWRDRAVYGDPNADVTSYTNFRQPNRVIASASYRKQYLNHLTTSIGLTYEAANVGSTSYVYSGDVNGDGQTSNDLIYVPKDANDILLVKDNAADTRTIGQTYNQLSAYINQDPYLSKRKGKYAERNGLLLPYFHLVNLNFTQDLYQTSGKIKNTLRFEFNIINLGNFLYRNWGNYKFANRALLLTYKGIDAATGKPSYSFPYFDNTNQIPLTSTFGNGVSQSSRWQAQIGLRYLFN, via the coding sequence ATGAGGAAGCATTTACTTCTATTAATTTTCTCCCTTTTTACTGCAGTTGTTGGCTTTGCACAGCAAACAACAAGTAGTATGTCGGGCTCGGTAGTTGACGAGAAGGGATTGGCGTTGCCGGGTGTTACCATCACGGCCGTTCATACCCCAACCGGAACAAACTACTCAACCGTATCCCGTGTGGATGGCCGTTACAATTTACCTAACTTACGTATAGGCGGGCCGTACACGGTTACTTTTTCCTTCATTGGCTTCAACTCACAGGTTCAGAGTGACATTACTTTGTCATTAGGCCAGGAATTTAAAGTTGATTCAAAAATGTTGCCAACCAGTACCCAGCTAGGTGAGGTTACAGTAAGAAGCACCCAAAACAAGGTAATTAACAATTCCCGTACAGGTTCACAGGAGATCATTACCCGCTCACAGATCGATCGTTTACCTACTATCAGCAGGTCTATCAGCGATTACACCAAATTGACCCCATCTGCTAACGGTAGCAGCTTTGGCGGTCGTAATCAAAACAGCAACAACTTAACGGTTGATGGTGCTTTGTTTAACAACTCGTTTGGTTTAGCATCATCTTTAGGTGGCCAAACCAATTCACAGCCTATTTCTTTGGACGCAATTGAGCAGATCCAGGTGGCTGTTAACCCTTTTGACGTTACCCAGGGCAGGTTTGCAGGTGCCGGTATCAACACCGTAACCAAATCTGGTACTAACGAATTTAAAGGAACTGTATACCTGTACAAACGCAGTGCAGGTTTAGTAGGTTTGCATGCTCTTACCGCAGATGTAGCTAAACCAAGTGTAGATTACACGCAACGTGGTATCAGCTTAGGCGGCCCGATCATCAAAAACAAATTATTCTTATTTGTATCTGGTGAGCAGGAAAGAATCAGCGATCCGGCAACTCCCTACACCGCTTTACGTGCTGGTCAAACATCTGGCGGAACAGTATCACAAGCTACTTACGATGATCTGAACGGCCTGAAAGATTTCCTGAAAACTAAATATAACTATGACGCAGGATCTTTTGAAAACTATCAGTTACGTACCCGTTCTGATAAAATTACAGCTAAATTAGACTGGAACATCGATAAGAACAATACCTTGTCATTAAAGTATTTCTACCTGAAATCTTTACGTGACGTGCCACCAAGCAGTTCGGGCGCACAAGGTTCCCGTAGCCCGGGTTTGACTGGCTTACCGTTCTTTTCTTCTTATTACACCATCAACAATAATTTCAACATCGGTATTGCCGAGCTAAACACAAGGATCAGCAGCAAATTTGCCAATAAATTAACTGTGGGTTACCAGGCACTGCGCGATTTTCGCTCATCACCAGGTGGTGGTTCATTCCCGTTGGTTGATATCTTAAACGCTCAAGGTACAGGTACCTTAACCTCATTTGGTTACGAGCCTTTTACTGCAAACAATTTATTGAACACCAATACCACACAAGTAAGCGATAACTTCAGTATTTACGCTGGTAAACACGAAATCAATATTGGTGTATCTGGTGAGTTCAACAGCTACAAAAATGGTTTCGCGCCTAACTATAACGGTTTGTACCGCTTTAACAGCATTGCTGATTTTTATGCTTCTGCTAACAGCGGCACACCAAACGCTGCACGTTACGCTTACCAGTATTCAGCGCTGCCAGACGGTTCATTCCCATTTGCCTATGTAAAAGCGTACACAATAGGTTTCTACTTGCAAGATAAATGGCAGGCATCCGATAACTTTAAACTGACCTATGGCGCCCGCATTGATATGCCGGGTTACAATACAGACAGCCAGTTCAATGCATCTGCTAATGCTTTGACCGGTTTTAGAGACGGCTATCAGGTTAACACTGCACAATTCCCTAAAAATGCATTGCAGTTTTCTCCGCGTGTAGGTTTTAACTGGGATGTTAATGGTAACGGTACTACACAGATTCGTGGTGGTGCTGGTATCTTTACAGGTCCTGTTCCTTATGTTTACATATCTAACCAGGCAAGTAACAACGGTGTGCAATTTGGTTCGTACACGTTGGTACCGGGTTCGGGCGGTGTAACAGCAACGGATCCACGTTTAGTTTTCAATCCAAATGTTGATGCAAACAGGCCTACTACTGCAGCAGCAAACACTTCTTACAACCTGGTAATGACAGACAGGAATTTTAAATTCCCGTCAAACTTCCGCGTAAACTTAGCAATAGATCAAAAATTGCCATTTGGTATCCTGGGTACCTTAGAGGGTAGCTATTCAAAAGATATCAATGCGGTTATTTTCCAGAATGTTGCCTTACCTAGCACAGGCACTGCACTGGTTGGTTCAGACAACCGGATCCGTTACAGCAACACAACAGTATATCCATCACTGGGTGCTGCACAAACAGCAGCTTTACCAAATATTACCGATGCAATCTTGCTGAAAAACACCAGCAAAGGGTACGCTTATTTTATTACAGGCCAGTTACAGCGGACGTTTAAAGATTTCTTCTTTAATGTGGCTTATACTTACTCAGATTCACGTTCGGTTAACGATGGTGGTTCTATTGCACAATCAACCTGGAGAGACCGTGCGGTTTATGGCGATCCTAATGCTGATGTTACATCTTACACAAATTTCCGTCAGCCAAACCGTGTTATCGCGTCGGCTTCTTACCGCAAACAGTATCTTAACCATTTAACTACTTCCATAGGTTTAACTTATGAAGCAGCTAACGTTGGATCAACCTCTTATGTATACAGCGGTGATGTTAATGGTGACGGACAAACCAGTAATGATTTGATCTATGTACCAAAAGATGCCAATGACATTTTACTTGTTAAAGATAACGCTGCTGACACCCGTACAATAGGCCAGACCTACAACCAGTTGAGTGCTTACATCAACCAGGATCCTTACCTGAGCAAACGTAAAGGCAAGTATGCTGAACGTAACGGTTTACTTTTACCTTACTTCCATTTGGTGAATCTAAACTTTACCCAGGATTTGTATCAAACAAGCGGTAAAATAAAAAATACCCTGCGTTTTGAGTTCAATATCATTAACCTTGGTAACTTTTTATACCGTAACTGGGGTAATTACAAATTTGCGAACAGAGCGTTATTGTTAACCTATAAAGGTATTGATGCAGCTACAGGCAAGCCATCTTATTCTTTCCCTTACTTTGATAATACTAACCAGATTCCGCTTACTTCTACATTCGGTAATGGTGTATCACAGTCATCACGCTGGCAAGCTCAAATTGGTTTAAGATACCTGTTCAACTAA
- a CDS encoding glutamine synthetase: MPNIRFQALQIVQSREIPEVKPPSSKISDYFGANVFDKHKMKEYLSSEAYVGIVNSIDNGETIPRDLAEQVASSMRSWAMSKGATHYTHWFQPLTGTTAEKHDAFFEPTADGGAIERFSGDALAQQEPDASSFPSGGIRNTFEARGYTAWDPSSPAFIIGRTLCIPTVFVSYTGEALDYKVPLLKALSALDKAAVDVCHYFDKSIEKVNASLGIEQEYFLVDTALFNARPDLYLTGRTLFGHMSAKNQQLEDHYFGSIPSRVYAFMQDMETEALQLGIPLKTRHNEVAPSQFECAPVYEEINLAIDHNQLLMDIMDRVALRHHFKVLLHEKPYAGINGSGKHNNWSLITNTGKNLLSPGKTPKNNLQFLAFFVNTIKAVHDHADLLRASIASVNNDHRLGANEAPPAIISIFLGSQLSEVLDEIDTSRLSKKIKDENSLWQGIPKIPQILKDNTDRNRTSPFAFTGNKFELRAVGSSANSASPMTILNLIVADQLKKFKVDVDKLIKKGEKKDVALMMIIKRYIKESRNIRFEGNGYSEEWEQEAAARGLANIKTTPKALDAFLTEKAAELFADTGVFTKREAQARHEILLDSFYKKLQIEARVIGELVMNVIIPSAIAYQTKLVGSIQGLKEIGLDESTYAAQLDLVTRIAGHINFIKTNVDEMIAERKKANAIDDLRQRAVDYDEKVKSYFQPIRYHVDKLEQLVDDALWPLPKFRELLFTK; the protein is encoded by the coding sequence ATGCCTAATATCAGATTCCAGGCTCTGCAAATTGTTCAGAGCCGAGAAATACCCGAAGTAAAGCCACCATCGTCAAAAATATCCGACTACTTTGGAGCGAATGTTTTTGACAAGCATAAAATGAAGGAATACCTTTCATCAGAAGCTTACGTAGGTATTGTAAATTCAATAGATAACGGCGAAACCATACCCCGCGACCTTGCCGAACAGGTAGCTTCCTCTATGCGTTCATGGGCGATGAGTAAAGGTGCCACGCATTATACCCATTGGTTCCAACCGCTAACCGGCACAACTGCTGAAAAACACGATGCCTTTTTTGAACCAACTGCAGATGGAGGCGCTATAGAACGGTTCAGCGGCGATGCCCTTGCACAGCAGGAGCCCGATGCCTCCAGCTTTCCGAGCGGTGGTATTCGTAATACTTTTGAAGCACGTGGTTATACCGCATGGGATCCCTCCTCTCCGGCTTTTATAATTGGGCGCACGCTGTGTATCCCAACTGTATTTGTTTCTTATACCGGCGAAGCGCTTGATTACAAAGTACCTCTGTTAAAAGCCTTGAGCGCGTTGGATAAAGCCGCGGTAGACGTTTGCCACTACTTTGATAAAAGCATTGAAAAGGTCAACGCTTCCTTAGGTATAGAGCAGGAGTACTTTCTGGTAGATACCGCTCTATTTAATGCTCGTCCGGATCTTTACTTAACCGGCCGTACGCTATTTGGGCATATGTCTGCCAAGAACCAGCAGCTGGAAGATCATTACTTCGGGTCTATCCCAAGCCGGGTTTATGCCTTTATGCAGGATATGGAAACCGAAGCCTTACAATTGGGCATCCCATTAAAGACACGGCATAACGAAGTGGCTCCTTCACAATTTGAATGTGCCCCGGTATATGAGGAAATTAACCTGGCGATAGATCATAACCAGTTGCTTATGGATATCATGGACCGAGTTGCGCTCCGCCATCATTTTAAAGTATTGCTGCATGAAAAACCATATGCGGGCATTAACGGATCGGGTAAGCATAACAATTGGTCGCTTATTACTAATACGGGTAAAAACCTGCTATCTCCCGGTAAAACGCCCAAGAACAATCTGCAATTCCTTGCTTTCTTTGTAAATACCATTAAGGCTGTTCATGATCATGCCGATTTACTCCGCGCGTCGATTGCATCAGTAAACAATGATCATCGATTAGGAGCTAATGAGGCGCCTCCAGCAATTATTTCCATTTTCCTTGGCAGCCAGCTAAGTGAGGTACTGGATGAAATAGATACGTCCCGCCTCAGTAAAAAAATAAAGGATGAAAACTCGTTATGGCAAGGCATCCCGAAGATTCCGCAGATCTTAAAAGATAACACCGATCGCAACCGTACGTCCCCTTTTGCATTCACAGGCAATAAGTTTGAATTACGGGCAGTTGGGTCCTCGGCAAATTCAGCCAGTCCGATGACCATCCTTAACCTGATCGTTGCAGATCAGCTAAAGAAATTCAAGGTGGATGTAGATAAGCTGATCAAAAAAGGGGAGAAAAAAGATGTCGCCTTAATGATGATCATCAAACGCTACATTAAAGAATCGCGCAATATTCGTTTTGAAGGTAACGGCTATAGCGAAGAATGGGAACAAGAAGCTGCTGCGCGAGGATTAGCCAATATCAAAACCACACCAAAAGCCCTTGATGCTTTTTTAACGGAAAAGGCTGCTGAACTGTTCGCCGACACCGGCGTATTTACCAAGCGCGAAGCGCAAGCCAGGCACGAGATCCTGTTGGATAGTTTCTATAAAAAACTCCAGATCGAAGCAAGAGTTATTGGAGAGCTGGTGATGAACGTTATCATTCCATCAGCAATAGCTTACCAAACAAAATTGGTAGGCAGTATACAAGGGTTAAAAGAAATAGGCCTGGACGAAAGCACCTATGCCGCCCAACTTGATCTTGTTACCCGAATTGCCGGGCATATCAACTTTATCAAAACAAATGTTGATGAGATGATCGCAGAGCGTAAAAAAGCGAATGCTATAGATGACCTGCGCCAGCGGGCTGTTGATTATGACGAAAAGGTAAAAAGCTACTTCCAGCCTATCCGTTACCACGTAGATAAATTGGAGCAACTTGTTGATGACGCGCTGTGGCCACTACCAAAATTCAGGGAGCTGCTGTTTACTAAGTAA